In Pirellulaceae bacterium, the sequence TAGTGGTCGAGATCGGATTCGGTACGCTCTTGGCGTTTTGATCGCTGTTGGACCGTTCCGTTGATGCGTTACCTGAGGTCGCGTTCGGTGCCGCAACGGCTGCGCTGGTTTTAACGCCCTCGCCGCTTGAATTCGCAGCAGAACTCGTGGTGGAATTCTTGTCGCTTGGGGCCGACACCTTGATGCAGCCAACCGGGGTCAGGCAGAGGAGAAGAGCGATTGATCGCGTCATGTTGGCAGTTCGATTCATGCTTGGATCCTTGCCGCCGACAGTCGTAGCGACCGATTCGCTGCGAACTGTTAGCGGACGTAGTCCGCCTCAAGTTGATAGTAGACGCCGTCCAATCCTGAAACGGCCTTTTTGTAAGGAGACACTTTTAGAACTCCCGCCAATTTCACTTGAGAATAAGAGTAATCGACACGCAATGGGTCTTTCAATGTCACTTCGATCATGTCGGTCAGTTTTGGTTGACCCCCGAAGCAGCATGTCTTCATATCGGGGACAAGTACGAACTGTTTAATTCCTTTTCGACGCGTGACCCCAGGGTGAATATATCCCTTTACAAATACCAATTCTCCATTCAAATCCATTGCTGAACGTGGGATCGGTAGATTTGAGCCCGTCTCCGGTTGCAATTCCGAGAAATGGACGCGCGAGTAACCTTCCGGGACTTCCGTGGCATAGACGTAGCCGCTGTAGGCGGTTCCCGATACAAAGACGACAAGACAGAGTGCAAGTCCGATGCTCGCCATGCGAGCACCTGTGAGTTCGTCGCTTCTTCGACGTAATTGACGCAAGGCCCACAATCCCAGGCCGATACCGATCAGTGGCAGGAAAAGCAGGTTCGAAAAGAGGATTGCTGGAATCGAAATAATGCCCAGCACGAGCGTCGTCACGGCTGACATGCAAACTGCCCGATACTGGGCATATTCCGCGGAATTTGTGCGGTCGGAAGGGGTACCACTCATGAGTGTTGTTGGGGTCTCGAAGTTGCGGGAACTCAAAGTTGTGAGGTCTCTTAAGATTGAAAACGTATCAGTGGCAAACCAAGGACGAATCGATAAATTGCCAACAGGCTCAGGCCAGACAAGATAGGTACGCCCCAGAGCTGGAGTCGGTTCGGCTTCCAAATCGGAAATGGCTCCGAAACTGCCTGTTCAAAATCCGCTGACCCAGCGGGTGATTGGTTCGGCGATGAGGCGATTTTCAGTCCGGAAGCAGGGGGAGGAGTGACCCGATTGGCGACTGCGAGCTGCTCACTTGACAGCCGTTCGGTGACGGTTGAGGCTACGACCGGATTCGACGACTCGGTTGGCGAGACCACCTCGTCTTGGATGATTGTTTCGGATGGCGATGTTGAGCTGACTGTTTCGACCACTTCTGACTCGACCGTGGGAGGCGCGGCAGTTGTTTCCTTGGAGTCGGCTTTTGGTTTTGCTTCGGAGCCTTCACCGGATGCGTCGAAGGGGAAAAAAGTTTGTGCTCGCTTCACGGCATCTGGATCGATCTTCGATAACTCTTCGATTTGTTTCTTGGCTTCTGGAAGCGGGCAAGCACGTAGGAAATTGATCACGGGCACGCGCACCCAACTCGACTTTTCGTCGGCATCTTTGAACAGTTGCACGAGTCGTGGCATGGCCTCCCAGTCATTCCAGCGTGCTAGATCTGGGATGACCAAATCCGCGAGTTCGGGTCGGTCAAGCATGAATCGGAGTGATTTGACCAGTCTCGGTTTCTCGATCACGTCGGTCTCCGTGCCGTGAAAACGAATTGCCATGATCGCCGCATAGGTATCTGCGTATTCAGCTTTGGGGTTTTTTAGGAATTGTTCGTCAATCAAGTCCAATCCGGAGGGTCCCTTGAGAATGAGATAGCAGGCGATGAGAGCATCGAGACCTGCTTTATCTTTCCGTTCGTTTGACTGCATCATTGCTTTCAACAACGGTGCGTACTCTTCGGTGCCGCAGACTCCCAGCATGGTGAAATACAAGCGACGACGACTGGCGGGAACATCGGTATCCTTAATCCATTCGATGAGACGATCGACGTGCATTTTATCCTTCATGGCGATCAAATCGCTGTAGGGAGCATTTGCGAATTCGTCATACGCGTCTCGCGAGAGCATTTCATCTTCGTCTTCGAGATGTTCTTGAAAGAACAGCAAGCGACTGCCGTCTTTCGCTAATGTGGGGAGTGCTTGAATGTACTTTTCGGCTCGAGCGGACAATCTTAACGGTGTTGACCACATCAGTTGGGGAGGGTCAGTCCCCATCATCAAGTAGCTTTTGGTTTTGTCAGGTTCTCCGAAGTAGAGAACTTTAATTTTCTGGTCCTTCTTGACCCACTTGTCACCCTTGAGAATGGTTACGACACGGAAGGTGGCTTTGGGTAACGGCGCGTCGGGGTCGGTTGCCGCATCGGGAACGGGCGGCGCTTCAACTAATTGACCGATGACCACCACATCCATCGATTCGATTTCTTCGGTGAAGGTTTGGGAGACCGCGGAGCAGAAGGGGCAGGCCCGCAACGGAGCCGGTATTGTCAGGGCGATGGCTGCCAGCAGTAAAAAACTGAAATAACGCATGGTTTGACTCCGAGGAAATCGGCCATTGTTGGGCAAGGCTGGTTATGGGTTTGCCGTCAGCGCATCCGCGACGTCCGTACGGTACGCGGCCATCGCCGGCAAAAAGCCCACGATTACCGCCAATATCATCAGACTGGGAATCAAAATCCACTCCGTGGAAACGTTAATCTCCCCAAGCTTAGCTCCCCCTAAATATATCGGTTCATCGGTGAGCAAGGCCAGTAAATTTACGGGAGGTGCCAGATCGAATGGGCCGATGATCACCCCCGTTTCCGCCTCAATTCTAGGAGCCGCCGCTGCGATTAAGGCGTGGCCGCCTACCCAGCCCATGAGGCCGCCGCCGAGCGACAGGATGATCGATTCAAGCAGCACAACTGCCATCACGGTTCGACGACCTGCTCCTAAGGCTCGCATGATTGCAATTTCACGCCGCCGATCGCTCATGGAATTGTAGATGCTGACCAAAATGCTGATGCCCGAAACGACGCAAATCATGGCGGTCAGAATCAACAACACCTGCTGGAAAGGCTTCACGATGCGGTTGAACAGTGTTGTGATCTCACCGACAGGAAAAACGGCTTGAGCGACTGTACCTTCATTCACCATGTTGCTCAGCCCGCGAGTAATGATTGGGCTTGTTTTGACGAGGAGTGCGGTGACTTCACGTTGTTCGATCGGAAGTGGCGTGGTTTTCCGTTTCGCGGCGGGTAACGAGGGATCAACATTCTTTGTCAACTCGTCACTTTCGATCATTTCGGTTGTTTCAAAATTTTCATCGCTCTCAATATCCGCTGCGTCACTTTTTTCGAGATCGACCGCGACCACTGCTTCGGACTCTTGCTGGTCCGTGTCTTCTTCTTCAACCGGCAGCGCGTGACCGTCGAGCAGGTAGAAGCCTTCCATATTGACGAAGACGGCTCGGTCGTTGGGGGTGCCGGAGGACTTTAAAATTCCCACGATGTGAAACAAGTCCGGATGTTCTTCGCCTTCTGTTGAACCATGTGTGGCAGCGATTGTGTCACCGACTTGCAGGCCGGTGTCTCGTGCTACTTGGGCGCCCACAACGGCTTCGAAGAATCCGTGTTCGTCATTCCAGTATTCGAAGTTTCGACCTCCGGCAAACTCATATTGTTGGCCCGTGTCCTCATCGTACACATAGTCATTAAACATCTGAGGCGTCGTGCCGACCAAACGATATTGCTTGTAGTAATCACCCAGGCATACTGGAATCACTCGGTCAACATAGTCAGCCCATTTGCCTTGCTGACCATCGTCTCGCTGATCGGCGGGAAGAAACTCCTGGTAAAAATCGTAGGGAATGTTTTCGACTGGCTCACTCAAATAGAAGACCGTGTTAAGAACCAATTGAAGTCGGCCGCCTTTTGCGCCCAGGATCAAGTTGTAGCCAAGGCTGGCGTTGTTCCGAAACGATTCGGCAATAATGCCATGGATCAATAAGACCGCTACGACGAGCATCACCCCCAAGGCCATCGATAAAGCCGTTAAACCAGATGCCAATGATCTTCTTTGAACGCTTCGCCAAGCAATCTTCCACAGCGGCATGTCAATTCAGTCCCATGAATGTTGTAAAGTTGTGGGTCACAAGCGGCATCAAGTAACCGTTTCAAACTGTGGCGACGTACGGATGATTACCGCTATCGGTCAGCAATCGTGGCCACGACTCGATTAATCTGATCGAGTTGATCGACACGGTCGAATTGATCGGCAACCTCCATCGCGTGTGTTACTATCAGCAAGGAAACCTGCTCCGCTCGGCAACTCTCACGAATCAAATCAATCACGTGCTGTTGATTTCCCGGGTCGACGTTTGCAGTGGGCTCGTCGGCCAAAAGCAATTTGGGCCGATTGGCAAGCGAGCGGGCCACAGCCACTCGCTGTTGTTCTCCCACCGATAAAGCGTTCGATTTGTGTTGGAGTCGATGCTCTAAACCGACTTTTTTCAGCAGTTCACGAGCTCGTTTTTGATCTTTGCGGCCACGGGAGAAGGTCATTCCCAACATGACGTTCTCCAAGGCGGTGAAACCTGGCATGAGATTGAAGGTCTGAAAAACATAGCCAATTCGCTCTGCGCGAAATCGGTCCGATCCTGCCTCAGGCAGCCGTGTGATGTCGAGTCCGTCAATCGTCACAGATCCCGAATCGGGCCGACTGATGCCCGCGATCACATGTAACAACGTTGTCTTGCCGCCACCGCTGCGACCAATGAGCGCTGCTTGCTCGCCTTGCTCTAGCTCGAAACTCTCAATGTCTAAAACGGGAAGCAGATCGCCGCTCGGCTCGGTATATGATTTTTTTACATTTTTTAGTGCAAGCATCGTTTCTACTCGGAATTTGCCGAAGTTCAACGCGAATCAAAGGTTTTCTGGGCGATCGCTTCCACGCTATGAAGGCTTCACTGCGGACGGCCGGTTCGAGCCGCCGGGGCGGTTTTGGATGATTGGTCGGTGCCAAGCCTTCGGCCTGCGCGATCGGAATACCCGATAAGGCTAACCGCAGACAGCATCGACGAAAAGAGCAGCAGGTAGGGCTCGACTCCTCTACGGATCAGATCGTCGAGACGTTCACGAGATGGCTAGCGGCGGCGGCGCATTGCCTGTTGGATTTGACGTTGGCTGTCGGCCTTCTTCAGGACTTCTCTTTTGTCATGGAGCTTGCGGCCGCGGCAAAGACCCAGCAGGACTTTTGCACGGCCTGATTTGAAGTACATCTTCAAGGGGACCAAAGTCAGCCCTTTTTCATGAGCTTGCATCGCGAATTTGCTGATTTCACGGCGGTGAAGCAGCAGTTTTCGTGGTCGTTTGGGCTGATGATTCAGGTGGCTGGCTTCAAAGTATTCCGGGATGTCGGCACCGACTAGCCAGACTTCGCCTTCTCGAATTCGCCCATAGGATTCGTCGAGCGACATACGGCCATAGCGGAGGCTTTTCACTTCGCTCCCAGCTAATGCAATGCCACATTCCAGCGAATCTAACACCTGGAATTTGTGCCGTGCCTTGCGATTTTCGGATATCGACTTGATATTCGACTCTGGTTCGGCAGACTTTTTTTTCTTCTTGTCTTTCTTGGCCATTTCGAGCAATCGTTGATGTCGATTTAGAACTCCCGTTTCAATTATAATTTCTCCGCAACCTTCCAAGTAGGGTCCTAGGCTGAGGAAGCTGTGCGGTTCTTCGTCTGAACCTGGCTAGATTCTACTGCGCCCGGGCCGTTTTTTGCCTAATTCGGCCAGCTGGTGGGAGGGGATAGGTCTTCAATTCTCTATCGAAATTATGCCTCAATGAATGTTTACCTACTTGGATCCGTCGATTTTTGCCGTTGCTTAGCGCTGCAGGAACGGTTGGTTTACGAGTCAGGCGAGCGGTCTAGCGAGCGAGTTTCGTTGCTGATTTGCGAGCATCCGGCTGTGATTTCCATTGGTCGTTGCGGGTCGCGGGGCCATGTGGGCTTCAGTGACCGGGAGTTGGAAAGTCGCCGTATTCCGATTCGTTGGGTCGGCCGTGGCGGCGGTGCAGTTCTTCACGCTCCGGGGCAATTGGCCGTTTATCCCATTGTTTCACTCGATCGGTCGATCTGGTCGGTGGGTGAATATCTAAGACGTTTTCGGTCTGGTGTGATCGAGGCTTGTCGGATGGCCGGGCTTTCCACCCGGGTAGGCGAAAACTTGACCGTTTGGGGGCGAACGGGTGCTCTGGGCACGATCGGAGTGGCGATTCGTTACGGCGTCACGATGCACGGATTATGGCTGAATTTGAATCCTGACATGTATCTAACAAAGCGAATCGATAGTTTGGCCTATTTGCAGGCGGGTCGGGCCACGGATGCAGGAAAGCCCCATCTGAGCAGTCTCCTGTCGGAAACGGGGCGACCGGCTAAAATGGCTCGGGTGCGGGCCGCCTTCCTGGATGCCCTGCCCACCGCGTTTTCAGCTGAAAAAGTTCACGTCCACACTGGTCACCCTCTTCTGCAAACGGACTCGTCAAACAAGTGAGCGAAGCACCTGCGTTACCTGATCTTCCGATCGTTGATTCCTCGGCTTCTGGGTCCGACCCGGACACGGTGCGACGACTGCCTCGTTGGTTGAAACGCCAGATTCCGCTGGGGAATTCAGATCATCAAACCGCGCGGTTGTTGGAGGAGTTGAATTTAGAGACGGTGTGTGACAATGCAAAATGCCCCAATCGCATGGAGTGCTACTCGCAAAAAACTGCCACCTTTATGGTTCTGGGCAATGTTTGCACGCGCGCATGCAGCTTTTGCGCCGTCTCCCGCGGTGCGCCCGACCAACCCGCAGAGGATGAGCCTGATCGTCTCGCAGAGGCTTCCGCACGTCTGGGACTCAAGCACGTCGTGATCACTTCGGTCACGCGAGATGATCTTCCTGATGGGGGTGCGGAGCATTTTCGCCGTTGCGTGCAGGCTGTTCGTGAGCGGACTGGCGCGACGGTCGAAGTACTGACTCCTGACTTTATCGATTCCCCCGAGGCGATTCAAGCGATTGTTGACGCGAAGCCCGAAGTCTTTAATCACAACACGGAAACGGTTCCTCGGTTGTATCGCAAGGTTCGCGGAGCGAAGTCAGATTATCGCTGGACACTCGAGTTGTTACGGGAGATTAAACGTCGTGATCCGGAGATCAAAACCAAGAGCGGTTTGATGCTTGGTCTCGGGGAAACACGGCAGGAAATCTACGATGTTTTGGCCGACCTGCGAGATGCCGAATGCGATTTCTTGACGTTGGGCCAATATCTTCAGCCGCATCTCGACCGGTTATTACCGGTGGTTCGTTATTTGTCGCCGGAGGAGTTTGAAGAATTGGGCCAAGCGGCCAAAGCGATGGGCTTTGTACAGGTCGCCAGCGGGCCGTTCGTGCGAAGCAGCTACCATGCTCGCGAAATGGCCGACGCCAACTAGTGCCAGTTCCAACGACCCCTGGGTCGTTAGCCAGCGAGTTTGCATCACCGAGGTCAACGGGCTATCCGAGCATCCTGTGGAGATAGACGTGCAAGCTGTGTTGAGGTAAGTGGTGTGAGAGTGGGACACGAACAGAGGGCGTTGCGTGCAGCGGTCTGTCAGATGCTCGATCGGGTAACTCGAGCTGTTCCTTTCGATAAACCGTTCGCTGATCGGGACGATCAAAATCGACAAGCCAAAGCTTGTCCCGATTGGCGTGCAGATTTTTAAGGCTGATGATTCGATGGAAGATTTTCGCAAGCAATATGGATCTTTACCTCGTTTAGAACGATCAGAGCTCAACAGTGACCCAATTGGGCAATTTCGTACTTGGTTCGATCAAGCAACCGAGTTCGTGTCAGTGGATTGGTTTGAATCCAATGCGATGACCCTTGCCACCTCATCTAAAACCGGAGAGGTGACAGCACGTATCGTGTTGCTCAAGG encodes:
- the lipA gene encoding lipoyl synthase, whose amino-acid sequence is MSEAPALPDLPIVDSSASGSDPDTVRRLPRWLKRQIPLGNSDHQTARLLEELNLETVCDNAKCPNRMECYSQKTATFMVLGNVCTRACSFCAVSRGAPDQPAEDEPDRLAEASARLGLKHVVITSVTRDDLPDGGAEHFRRCVQAVRERTGATVEVLTPDFIDSPEAIQAIVDAKPEVFNHNTETVPRLYRKVRGAKSDYRWTLELLREIKRRDPEIKTKSGLMLGLGETRQEIYDVLADLRDAECDFLTLGQYLQPHLDRLLPVVRYLSPEEFEELGQAAKAMGFVQVASGPFVRSSYHAREMADAN
- a CDS encoding DUF4190 domain-containing protein, with the translated sequence MSGTPSDRTNSAEYAQYRAVCMSAVTTLVLGIISIPAILFSNLLFLPLIGIGLGLWALRQLRRRSDELTGARMASIGLALCLVVFVSGTAYSGYVYATEVPEGYSRVHFSELQPETGSNLPIPRSAMDLNGELVFVKGYIHPGVTRRKGIKQFVLVPDMKTCCFGGQPKLTDMIEVTLKDPLRVDYSYSQVKLAGVLKVSPYKKAVSGLDGVYYQLEADYVR
- a CDS encoding ABC transporter ATP-binding protein translates to MLALKNVKKSYTEPSGDLLPVLDIESFELEQGEQAALIGRSGGGKTTLLHVIAGISRPDSGSVTIDGLDITRLPEAGSDRFRAERIGYVFQTFNLMPGFTALENVMLGMTFSRGRKDQKRARELLKKVGLEHRLQHKSNALSVGEQQRVAVARSLANRPKLLLADEPTANVDPGNQQHVIDLIRESCRAEQVSLLIVTHAMEVADQFDRVDQLDQINRVVATIADR
- a CDS encoding ABC transporter permease, with protein sequence MASGLTALSMALGVMLVVAVLLIHGIIAESFRNNASLGYNLILGAKGGRLQLVLNTVFYLSEPVENIPYDFYQEFLPADQRDDGQQGKWADYVDRVIPVCLGDYYKQYRLVGTTPQMFNDYVYDEDTGQQYEFAGGRNFEYWNDEHGFFEAVVGAQVARDTGLQVGDTIAATHGSTEGEEHPDLFHIVGILKSSGTPNDRAVFVNMEGFYLLDGHALPVEEEDTDQQESEAVVAVDLEKSDAADIESDENFETTEMIESDELTKNVDPSLPAAKRKTTPLPIEQREVTALLVKTSPIITRGLSNMVNEGTVAQAVFPVGEITTLFNRIVKPFQQVLLILTAMICVVSGISILVSIYNSMSDRRREIAIMRALGAGRRTVMAVVLLESIILSLGGGLMGWVGGHALIAAAAPRIEAETGVIIGPFDLAPPVNLLALLTDEPIYLGGAKLGEINVSTEWILIPSLMILAVIVGFLPAMAAYRTDVADALTANP
- the smpB gene encoding SsrA-binding protein SmpB, translating into MAKKDKKKKKSAEPESNIKSISENRKARHKFQVLDSLECGIALAGSEVKSLRYGRMSLDESYGRIREGEVWLVGADIPEYFEASHLNHQPKRPRKLLLHRREISKFAMQAHEKGLTLVPLKMYFKSGRAKVLLGLCRGRKLHDKREVLKKADSQRQIQQAMRRRR